From Nicotiana tabacum cultivar K326 chromosome 15, ASM71507v2, whole genome shotgun sequence, the proteins below share one genomic window:
- the LOC142169863 gene encoding uncharacterized protein LOC142169863: MSNLSKLEFVALDISEKNYVSWVLDAEIHLAAKALENTIIQGNKISCQDKAKAMIFLRHHLDKELKTEYLTLKEPFELWSSLKEQYDHLKATILPRARYEWIHLQLQDFKTILLSHNQIMSTVNENNQQEGRSPPIPSPQESSCHSREGTPERSTSHTNEHGDEQTIEQDALK, from the exons ATGTCGAATTTATCGAagcttgaatttgtggcacttgacatctccGAAAAGAATTATGTATCATGggtccttgatgctgaaattcaccttgctGCAAAAGCTCTtgaaaatactattatacaaggaaataaAATATCATGCCAGGATAAAGCAAAGGCTATGATTTTCCTTCGCCATCATCTCGATAAAGAGTTAAAGACCGAATACTTAACCCTAAAGGAACCATTTGAATTATGGAGCAGTTTGAAGGAACAATATGACCATCTTAAGGCAACGATATTGCCAAGAGCTCGATATGAATGGATTCACTTACAGTTACAAGATTTTAAAACT ATCCTTCTTTCTCACAACCAAATCATGTCAACTGTTAATGAAAATAACCAACAGGAGGGACGATCTCCTCCAATTCCTTCACCACAGGAATCTTCATGCCATTCTCGAGAAGGAACACCTGAAAGATCCACGTCTCACACAAATGAACATGGAGATGAGCAGACTATCGAGCAAGATGCTTTAAAATAA